The Salminus brasiliensis chromosome 3, fSalBra1.hap2, whole genome shotgun sequence genome contains a region encoding:
- the LOC140551813 gene encoding uncharacterized protein isoform X2 produces MLYERRRRLTVFQPKAAETFHIFLICNTRVGSEGGRPFRRLLRWLCGFQIPYISSRHLSRSSVKMELVCIAVFCILLCSAWAATIKAKDDHRTAFFGEDIHIPLPSLETTEVVFKSRVKPLTEMVFFRNGKRLNTRAKLNKHISHLVLEDVGEEDEGTYVVRNSAAPADVRRIILIVRDCASETTVKYGETYQIAINDITGPYTLEFRSTASHINQTVDPPVLVLLNQSTIQIEEYRSRLSANEKKINLHLVTVADEGSYTVLDSDGNVRKRTCLNVKEHQTFMHLHYDGTLKIKLYVNHTMVNMVYTPDSDHKDRIILHQGKLVVPLDDMLDGRVSVEGSMFYLKKVKVSDMGVFRVTDLSGFRIADVYVNVEPYKLPQIYVVILSLVGLLAFLLLVCLLSCQIKVRRRAARARKIALIAQQAGKGDGETFRQEPQMKHLLGGS; encoded by the exons GGCTCTGCGGTTTTCAGATTCCCTACATTTCGTCACGGCATCTCTCACG gagtTCTGTCAAAATGGAATTGGTGTGcattgctgtgttctgtattctTTTGTGCTCAg cttgggCAGCTACCATAAAAG CAAAAGATGACCATCGTACTGCCTTTTTTGGGGAAGATATTCATATCCCTTTGCCATCACTGGAAACAACAGAGGTGGTGTTTAAATCACGGGTGAAACCTCTTACTGAGATGGTTTTCTTCCGGAATGGCAAAAGACTGAACACTAGAGCTAAACTTAACAAGCACATCAGTCACTTAGTTCTGGAGGATGTGGGTGAAGAGGACGAGGGCACATATGTAGTGAGAAACTCTGCAGCACCAGCTGATGTCAGGCGCATTATCCTGATTGTTAGAG ATTGTGCCTCAGAGACAACTGTGAAGTATGGTGAAACATATCAAATCGCAATTAACGACATCACTGGTCCTTATACCCTGGAGTTTAGATCTACTGCAAGTCACATTAATCAAACAGTAGATCCACCAGTTTTGGTTCTTCTTAACCAGAGCACAATTCAGATAGAGGAGTATAGGAGTCGTCTTAGCGCAAATGAGAAGAAGATAAACCTCCATTTGGTGACTGTGGCAGATGAAGGTAGCTACACTGTACTGGACAGTGATGGAAACGTCCGTAAGAGGACCTGTCTGAATGTGAAGG AGCACCAGACCTTTATGCACTTGCATTATGATGGAACTTTGAAGATCAAGCTCTACGTAAACCACACCATGGTTAATATGGTCTACACTCCAGACTCTGACCACAAGGACCGGATCATTCTGCATCAGGGGAAGCTGGTGGTGCCTCTGGATGACATGCTGGATGGTCGGGTCTCTGTTGAGGGGTCCATGTTCTATCTGAAAAAAGTCAAAGTTAGTGACATGGGAGTTTTCAGAGTGACTGACTTGTCAGGTTTCCGCATAGCTGATGTTTACGTGAATGTGGAGC CTTACAAACTGCCTCAGATTTATGTGGTGATCCTATCTTTGGTCGGTCTGCTGGCTTTCCTTCTGTTGGTGTGTCTGCTCTCATGTCAGATCAAGGTTCGCCGTCGAGCAGCTAGAGCACGAAAGATTGCTCTCATAGCTCAGCAGGCTGGAAAGGGTGATGGAGAGACCTTCAGACag GAGCCTCAGATGAAACACCTTCTCG GTGGTTCATGA
- the LOC140551813 gene encoding uncharacterized protein isoform X1: MLYERRRRLTVFQPKAAETFHIFLICNTRVGSEGGRPFRRLLRWLCGFQIPYISSRHLSRSSVKMELVCIAVFCILLCSAWAATIKAKDDHRTAFFGEDIHIPLPSLETTEVVFKSRVKPLTEMVFFRNGKRLNTRAKLNKHISHLVLEDVGEEDEGTYVVRNSAAPADVRRIILIVRDCASETTVKYGETYQIAINDITGPYTLEFRSTASHINQTVDPPVLVLLNQSTIQIEEYRSRLSANEKKINLHLVTVADEGSYTVLDSDGNVRKRTCLNVKEHQTFMHLHYDGTLKIKLYVNHTMVNMVYTPDSDHKDRIILHQGKLVVPLDDMLDGRVSVEGSMFYLKKVKVSDMGVFRVTDLSGFRIADVYVNVEPYKLPQIYVVILSLVGLLAFLLLVCLLSCQIKVRRRAARARKIALIAQQAGKGDGETFRQVVHEAYTRFTEESTLQSTWENNTESTEVEIKGLEVSKAGRYHTFPSEKNFLEMNDSAAECNSSALPLDSDTDMAQTCATYKLLIDSDSFAAVPPTISEGNPSTTCTPDSVVSGSPAIQPRPESHVDDDLMGATTPDPTPKGLGLDAMLPSAPVTSPVRETKQDDGMLSDKVAELDQGSDADGTTT, from the exons GGCTCTGCGGTTTTCAGATTCCCTACATTTCGTCACGGCATCTCTCACG gagtTCTGTCAAAATGGAATTGGTGTGcattgctgtgttctgtattctTTTGTGCTCAg cttgggCAGCTACCATAAAAG CAAAAGATGACCATCGTACTGCCTTTTTTGGGGAAGATATTCATATCCCTTTGCCATCACTGGAAACAACAGAGGTGGTGTTTAAATCACGGGTGAAACCTCTTACTGAGATGGTTTTCTTCCGGAATGGCAAAAGACTGAACACTAGAGCTAAACTTAACAAGCACATCAGTCACTTAGTTCTGGAGGATGTGGGTGAAGAGGACGAGGGCACATATGTAGTGAGAAACTCTGCAGCACCAGCTGATGTCAGGCGCATTATCCTGATTGTTAGAG ATTGTGCCTCAGAGACAACTGTGAAGTATGGTGAAACATATCAAATCGCAATTAACGACATCACTGGTCCTTATACCCTGGAGTTTAGATCTACTGCAAGTCACATTAATCAAACAGTAGATCCACCAGTTTTGGTTCTTCTTAACCAGAGCACAATTCAGATAGAGGAGTATAGGAGTCGTCTTAGCGCAAATGAGAAGAAGATAAACCTCCATTTGGTGACTGTGGCAGATGAAGGTAGCTACACTGTACTGGACAGTGATGGAAACGTCCGTAAGAGGACCTGTCTGAATGTGAAGG AGCACCAGACCTTTATGCACTTGCATTATGATGGAACTTTGAAGATCAAGCTCTACGTAAACCACACCATGGTTAATATGGTCTACACTCCAGACTCTGACCACAAGGACCGGATCATTCTGCATCAGGGGAAGCTGGTGGTGCCTCTGGATGACATGCTGGATGGTCGGGTCTCTGTTGAGGGGTCCATGTTCTATCTGAAAAAAGTCAAAGTTAGTGACATGGGAGTTTTCAGAGTGACTGACTTGTCAGGTTTCCGCATAGCTGATGTTTACGTGAATGTGGAGC CTTACAAACTGCCTCAGATTTATGTGGTGATCCTATCTTTGGTCGGTCTGCTGGCTTTCCTTCTGTTGGTGTGTCTGCTCTCATGTCAGATCAAGGTTCGCCGTCGAGCAGCTAGAGCACGAAAGATTGCTCTCATAGCTCAGCAGGCTGGAAAGGGTGATGGAGAGACCTTCAGACag GTGGTTCATGAGGCCTATACCAGATTTACAGAAGAGTCCACTTTGCAGTCCACCTGGGAGAACAACACAGAGAGCACAGAGGTTGAGATCAAG GGACTTGAAGTCTCTAAAGCTGGGCGGTACCATACCTTTCCTTCTGAGAAGAATTTCCTGGAGATGAATGACTCAGCGGCAGAGTGTAACTCTTCTGCACTGCCTTTGGatagtgacactgacatggctCAGACGTGTGCCACCTACAAGCTGCTTATTGACTCTGACAGCTTTGCCGCTGTTCCCCCGACTATTTCTGAGGGGAACCCTAGTACCACCTGCACCCCTGATTCTGTTGTCAGTGGCAGTCCAGCTATCCAGCCCAGACCTGAAAGCCATGTGGATGACGACTTGATGGGAGCCACTACCCCTGACCCAACCCCTAAAGGCCTTGGGCTAGATGCTATGTTACCTTCAGCTCCAGTAACCAGCCCGGTGCGAGAAACAAAACAAGATGACGGAATGCTCTCAGATAAAGTGGCCGAATTGGATCAAGGCAGTGATGCAGATGGTACCACAACCTGA